AACAGTAACTGGTCGAGTTTGTCCAATACGATGTGCTCGATCAATAGCTTGGTCCTCAGTAGTTGGATTCCACCAAAGATCAAGAAGAATGACATGACTTGCAGCAACCATATTCAGCCCAAGGTTTCCAGCTTTTAATGACATTATCATCACTTGTACCTGTGATAAAAAGAAGGGAACATAACATATACTCAATTGCGTAGGAGAAATCAAGTTTAGAAAGTTTGGAAAGATCGACTTACATCTGGATCGTTGCTGAATTCTTTGACAGCtctgtctctagcagctagacTCATTGTACCATCTAATCTTCTGAACTCTATAGTCTTTTCATTTAGAGAGAACTCGAGCACGTCAAGCATACTAGTCCACTGAGAAAAGATGATCGTTTTCACTGGCGCTTGGTTGCAAGGAGGAGTTGAAGGCACACTCGTTTGCTCTATAATGGTcacatcatcgtcatcatcgACGTCATATGGCAGCGAGGAAGAAGGCATTCCACCGTTCTGAGTTGAGTTTGGACCTCTTCCTTGGTTAGAAAGCGACTGCAGAATATCTAAGACAGTTTTGATTTTTGACGAGCTGAACTCGCCATTCTGAAAAGCTGCTTTGTTAAGACCTTTAGCATGTGAGGAAGAACTACAACCAATATCATCAGCGGCACAGCTTCGAAGAGTAGACTTGGAGAAAACAACATCAGGCGCAAGCTGTTCTCTGCATACAGGGCACGAGTTCTCATCCCCTGTGATGTATTCTGATACACACTGATAGCAGAATATATGGCCACACAGAGTAATAACAGGAGCTTCTGGTGGATCCTGCAAAATAACAGAATGAGGTAATCAGATGGTGAGAACCTGAAGATATCTAGATCCACATCATTTATGCACTTACGTTGCAGGCACGGCAGATGGGAGAGGATTCTAATCGATTCAGCAAGCTAACACAAACCTCCCTAGAAAGTTTTTTAGCAGCTTTTTCTGATTCTTTTCCTACAGAATCTGAGCTGAATCCTTTCACAAGTTGGGGATGGTCACAGGCTTGACGTAACCGTAAAAGCATGAGAAGAATGTTCGCATAGTTTTGATTCAAAGTTCCTGCATCAGCATACGCCTGcagagagaagaaaaatatcATCGAGTTGCTAGTTACTACAAAATTGTGCAGACCACAGCTATAAACAAAGGATGAACTGTTAGAAAGAGCACCTTGAACTGAGAACGTGAATCGGATTCAAGCTTCGTGTAAAAAGACCGCTCCTCTACCGAAAAGTCTACCTTGCTCAAATTAATTGTCTTCGGTGGTAGATTAATTATAGGCTGACCATCAAGCAATGTTCCTAGATCGTAGATCAGAagataattaatagaaactctCAACAGATATAAATAGAACACTGTGATGAAGTCAAAGACCATCACCAGACACCAATTTTatcaacttaaaaaaattaatgagagAGTCAAAGTACCTTTGGTACGGCGCAGCATTATAGCCTTCAAAATAGCTTGAAGCTTCTTGTAACCAATTTGGGAATTTCTGGAAATTGGAACCTTAATTGTGCTGTAGAATGACTTGTACACGGCATATGGATCATACCTCAGAAACCTGAAATAGCTATACAAATCATCTATCGTGTTTTGAATCGGTGTTCCAGACAAACACCATCTCCTTTTGGCTCGAAGACCACAACAAGCTCTTGCCACCTGGGTTCTATGGTTCTTAATCGTCTGAGCTTCGTCTAGGACAACTCTTAACCACCCAACCTTTGCTAGAGCACCACAGTCAGGGTCAGACTCGTCAGCGTTTTTCTTGCCTCGTTTCTTACTCTTTTTAGGAGCACCCAACACTTCTTTGCGTTTCTTACTCATGGAGAAGCCAGAGGCCAGACCATGATTATCGgcatatttttcatcattctcATCGTCATCCTTCAGGGCTTTCTTTGGAACTTCATTTGAGACGATAGCGTAAGTTGTCATCACCACATCATACTTTGCTAGCTCAGTAGGATCTTTGGTCCTGTTACCACCGTGGTAGATTAGAACAGAAAGCTTGGCTTCTTCAGTAACCTTCTCATCGAGTTCTCTTGCCCACTGCCGAACAACACTGGCTGGACAAACAATTAAAGTGCCAGCTGCTGGTCTTTTCCCATTAAATTTCCTTGTTGAAGTACT
This genomic interval from Brassica napus cultivar Da-Ae chromosome A6, Da-Ae, whole genome shotgun sequence contains the following:
- the LOC106405798 gene encoding helicase-like transcription factor CHR28; this encodes MDSAIEISSDSDVEIQETRTNLPQGSTLRPHFVRGASLNANGLTRVGLPLPSSRNGFEAKPLTNGYIGSSQQDVKRVLPPSLTRPPMPLRPDIVGTSNGNGSQLRGVYGATPAVSAPGNNGNFGGGYGGFHDGMGMGMGRVINGDRLFPPSGAHGAGASTSHFNGGSDPLHRNGMGEDRSSENDERLIYQAALQNLNQPKSEVDLPDGLLSVPLMKHQKIALAWMFQKETRSAPCLGGILADDQGLGKTISTIALILKQMHEAKSKSENSSNQVAEALDLDADDESENPFVKQESKAISVNGSFGMKKAREEEASTSTRKFNGKRPAAGTLIVCPASVVRQWARELDEKVTEEAKLSVLIYHGGNRTKDPTELAKYDVVMTTYAIVSNEVPKKALKDDDENDEKYADNHGLASGFSMSKKRKEVLGAPKKSKKRGKKNADESDPDCGALAKVGWLRVVLDEAQTIKNHRTQVARACCGLRAKRRWCLSGTPIQNTIDDLYSYFRFLRYDPYAVYKSFYSTIKVPISRNSQIGYKKLQAILKAIMLRRTKGTLLDGQPIINLPPKTINLSKVDFSVEERSFYTKLESDSRSQFKAYADAGTLNQNYANILLMLLRLRQACDHPQLVKGFSSDSVGKESEKAAKKLSREVCVSLLNRLESSPICRACNDPPEAPVITLCGHIFCYQCVSEYITGDENSCPVCREQLAPDVVFSKSTLRSCAADDIGCSSSSHAKGLNKAAFQNGEFSSSKIKTVLDILQSLSNQGRGPNSTQNGGMPSSSLPYDVDDDDDVTIIEQTSVPSTPPCNQAPVKTIIFSQWTSMLDVLEFSLNEKTIEFRRLDGTMSLAARDRAVKEFSNDPDVQVMIMSLKAGNLGLNMVAASHVILLDLWWNPTTEDQAIDRAHRIGQTRPVTVTRITITNTVEDRILALQEEKRAMVASAFGEDHGGGSATRLTVDDLKYLFMV